GAAACAAATATGGGGAAGATCACTCCAGATGAAGAAAAACAACGTGAAATGGAAATTGGACCTAACCGTTGTGCGGTTCGTTAAAGGCCTAAACATAAAGGGAACCTAATGGAAGGTTCCCTTTTCTAAATGGGAGGTAACAAACATGGATATGGCTTTTATTATAACGATCTTTTTAATCGGTTTTGTAGGCTCTTATATTTCAGGTATGCTAGGAATTGGTGGTTCTATTATTAAATATCCAATGCTATTATACATCCCACCTTTATTTGGGTTAGCAGCATTTAGTGCTCATGAAGTGTCAGGTATTAGTGCTGTCCAGGTATTTTTTGCGACAATCGGTGGTGTTTGGGCATATCGAAAAGGTGGATATTTAAATAGAACACTTATTACTTATATGGGAGCCAGTATATTAATAGGTAGCTTCATCGGTGGTTATGGTTCTAAATTAATGTCTGAAGGAGGCATTAATCTGATTTATGGAATATTAGCTTTAGTTGCTGCAGTGATGATGTTTATTCCTAAAAAGGGAATTGACGATATACCACTAGATCAAGTGAAATTTAACAAGTGGCTCTCAGCTATCCTAGCCTTAAT
This Metabacillus endolithicus DNA region includes the following protein-coding sequences:
- a CDS encoding sulfite exporter TauE/SafE family protein, which codes for MDMAFIITIFLIGFVGSYISGMLGIGGSIIKYPMLLYIPPLFGLAAFSAHEVSGISAVQVFFATIGGVWAYRKGGYLNRTLITYMGASILIGSFIGGYGSKLMSEGGINLIYGILALVAAVMMFIPKKGIDDIPLDQVKFNKWLSAILALIVGLGAGIVGAAGAFLLVPIMLVVLKIPTRMTIASSLAITFISSIGATVGKITTGQVDYGPAAIMVIASLIASPLGAIAGKKVNTKVLQVILALLIFATAIKIWMDII